From the genome of Monomorium pharaonis isolate MP-MQ-018 chromosome 2, ASM1337386v2, whole genome shotgun sequence, one region includes:
- the LOC118644331 gene encoding uncharacterized protein LOC118644331 isoform X1, protein MHLTSIGKSIVLIVAFATQCVYAKSRNGYGYFDEKFCVLEWIIYLKRLSLIALMLCSIILYYVPKSRSYARRACCILIDTIANGLKYALNTNGTEQEKIKAKNENHKNSDLKIQELYRKVYEKDARDRGQKYTDTTNFNNSNPKSIRQHKSKKFSTKHTVSKEHERYYHRNNNVLPESNAVMTSTMKFKTSQKQKDMSDINTINIGTQKLHNKQNLDCKHEKVVVTSQNSQSSKDCTTKIMNKQTDPHYGNLYYFEHYMLNITKILIILRTEKLLTKRDTRNKLYDKLRKENCQFLLDIKSFPHNCCKNSSVTKDGTKPVLLRVANWFFGGCPSEASRRHREQIDEVGKEEIFKSTNTWLL, encoded by the exons ATGCATCTAACGTCTATtggaaaatctatagttcTCATTGTTGCATTTGCTACGCAATGCGTATACGCCAAATCACGGAATGGATACG GTTATTTCGACGAGAAATTCTGCGTGCTTGAGTGGATCATCTACCTGAAGCGACTCTCGTTAATCGCGTTAATGTTGTGTAGTATCATTTTGTATTACGTGCCCAAGTCACGTTCAT ATGCTCGCAGAGCATGTTGTATCCTGATAGATACTATTGCAAATGGATTAAAGTATGCCTTGAATACAAACGGAACTGAACAGGAAaagataaaagcaaaaaatgaaaaccataaaaatagCGATTTGAAAATACAAGAACTATATCGGAAAGTATACGAAAAAGATGCAAGAGATCGTGGACAAAAATATACTGATACaacaaatttcaataacaGTAATCCTAAATCAATAAG GCAacacaaaagtaaaaaatttagcaCAAAACACACTGTCAGCAAAGAACATGAACGTTATTATCAtcgaaataataatgtattaccGGAATCTAACGCAGTAATGACGTCaactat GAAATTCAAAACTTCTCAAAAGCAAAAGGACATGAGcgatattaatactattaacaTTGGTACtcaaaaattacacaataaacaaaatttggaTTGTAag caCGAGAAAGTTGTAGTTACTTCCCAAAATAGTCAATCAAGTAAAGATTGCACTACAAAGATTATGAATAAGCAAACGGATCCTCATTAtggtaatttatattattttgagcattatatgttaaatataacaaaaatattaataatactacgTACAGAAAAATTACTCACAAAACGAGATACGAGAAACAAGTTGTATGATAAACTTCGAAAAGAAAATTGTCAATTTCTTcttgatataaaaagttttcctcacaattgttgtaaaaattcatcaGTTACAAAGG ATGGCACCAAACCAGTCTTGCTGCGAGTTGCAAACTGGTTTTTTGGTGGTTGCCCATCAGAGGCATCGAGACGACACCGAGAGCAGATCGATGAAGTCGGAAAGgaagaaattttcaaatccACCAATACGTGGCTCCTCTAA
- the LOC118644331 gene encoding uncharacterized protein LOC118644331 isoform X2 has product MHLTSIGKSIVLIVAFATQCVYAKSRNGYGYFDEKFCVLEWIIYLKRLSLIALMLCSIILYYVPKSRSYARRACCILIDTIANGLKYALNTNGTEQEKIKAKNENHKNSDLKIQELYRKVYEKDARDRGQKYTDTTNFNNSNPKSIRQHKSKKFSTKHTVSKEHERYYHRNNNVLPESNAVMTSTMKFKTSQKQKDMSDINTINIGTQKLHNKQNLDCKHEKVVVTSQNSQSSKDCTTKIMNKQTDPHYEKLLTKRDTRNKLYDKLRKENCQFLLDIKSFPHNCCKNSSVTKDGTKPVLLRVANWFFGGCPSEASRRHREQIDEVGKEEIFKSTNTWLL; this is encoded by the exons ATGCATCTAACGTCTATtggaaaatctatagttcTCATTGTTGCATTTGCTACGCAATGCGTATACGCCAAATCACGGAATGGATACG GTTATTTCGACGAGAAATTCTGCGTGCTTGAGTGGATCATCTACCTGAAGCGACTCTCGTTAATCGCGTTAATGTTGTGTAGTATCATTTTGTATTACGTGCCCAAGTCACGTTCAT ATGCTCGCAGAGCATGTTGTATCCTGATAGATACTATTGCAAATGGATTAAAGTATGCCTTGAATACAAACGGAACTGAACAGGAAaagataaaagcaaaaaatgaaaaccataaaaatagCGATTTGAAAATACAAGAACTATATCGGAAAGTATACGAAAAAGATGCAAGAGATCGTGGACAAAAATATACTGATACaacaaatttcaataacaGTAATCCTAAATCAATAAG GCAacacaaaagtaaaaaatttagcaCAAAACACACTGTCAGCAAAGAACATGAACGTTATTATCAtcgaaataataatgtattaccGGAATCTAACGCAGTAATGACGTCaactat GAAATTCAAAACTTCTCAAAAGCAAAAGGACATGAGcgatattaatactattaacaTTGGTACtcaaaaattacacaataaacaaaatttggaTTGTAag caCGAGAAAGTTGTAGTTACTTCCCAAAATAGTCAATCAAGTAAAGATTGCACTACAAAGATTATGAATAAGCAAACGGATCCTCATTAtg AAAAATTACTCACAAAACGAGATACGAGAAACAAGTTGTATGATAAACTTCGAAAAGAAAATTGTCAATTTCTTcttgatataaaaagttttcctcacaattgttgtaaaaattcatcaGTTACAAAGG ATGGCACCAAACCAGTCTTGCTGCGAGTTGCAAACTGGTTTTTTGGTGGTTGCCCATCAGAGGCATCGAGACGACACCGAGAGCAGATCGATGAAGTCGGAAAGgaagaaattttcaaatccACCAATACGTGGCTCCTCTAA